The Coffea arabica cultivar ET-39 chromosome 8e, Coffea Arabica ET-39 HiFi, whole genome shotgun sequence genome window below encodes:
- the LOC113703508 gene encoding putative invertase inhibitor — translation MRHFYFLPIAIFMLLSSLTPTTNSYFMMKQQEDVINSTCQQCADVSTVFDYDLCVTSLQAVPISHHVNLPGLAIVAMELDLANATSTVRTIEKLIASKEFDPFVVDCLRDCLEHYANAVSKVVLAIGAFLSDHYGAANMFLSAVVEESMSCEAEFRQKKGEPTPLVKENYYMFEISIIGLCIINLVTMDPSLSF, via the coding sequence ATGAGGCATTTCTATTTTCTCCCCATCGCAATTTTCATGCTTTTATCCTCTCTAACTCCTACAACAAACAGTTACTTCATGATGAAACAGCAAGAGGATGTAATAAACTCAACCTGCCAACAATGTGCTGATGTATCCACCGTATTCGACTACGACCTTTGTGTAACTTCTCTTCAAGCAGTTCCTATAAGCCACCATGTAAATCTTCCTGGGCTGGCAATTGTTGCAATGGAGCTGGATCTGGCAAATGCTACCAGCACGGTGAGAACCATAGAGAAGTTGATTGCTAGCAAGGAATTCGATCCATTTGTTGTTGATTGTCTGAGGGATTGCTTGGAACATTATGCAAATGCGGTCTCCAAGGTGGTACTGGCAATTGGTGCTTTTCTGTCAGACCATTATGGTGCTGCTAATATGTTTTTGAGTGCAGTTGTGGAAGAATCAATGTCTTGTGAAGCAGAGTTCAGACAGAAGAAGGGGGAACCGACTCCATTAGTGAAGGAAAATTATTACATGTTTGAAATAAGTATTATAGGTCTATGCATTATTAATCTAGTGACTATGGATCCTTCTCTGTCCTTCTGA
- the LOC113702906 gene encoding probable purine permease 11, with protein sequence MENTTQEMELQIRVENKELNSQSRMPSTATTQQRLPTYKDYMWWFRVSLYIVSLLAGQSAATLLGRLYYDKGGNSKWMATFVQSAGFPVLLPILLYVQLSKSSTNNAPPKHPSISTFLLLFLFFGLLLAGDNLMYSYGLLYLPVSTYSLVCATQLAFNALFSFVLNSQKFTAYIFNSLVLLTVSASLLAVHPDSDSTTKVSKGKYIIGFLCTVGASATYSLFLSLLELTFKKVIKRETFDAVLLMQIYPSFVATCACVVGLFASGEWKTLPSEMKEYEKGRVSYVMTLFWTAVSWQISSVGLLGLISEVSSLFSNVISTISLPAIPILAVIFFHDKMDGVKVISLILAIWGFLSYVYQHYLDDVNAKSRTSMSNEEASGSFLGTS encoded by the exons ATGGAGAATACTACTCAAGAAATGGAACTGCAGATTAGAG TGGAAAACAAGGAATTGAACTCGCAGTCACGGATGCCCTCAACAGCCACCACTCAACAGCGGCTTCCTACATACAAAGACTATATGTGGTGGTTTCGAGTATCCCTCTACATTGTTTCTCTTCTTGCTGGTCAATCCGCTGCTACTCTTCTGGGAAGGCTATACTATGATAAAGGTGGGAACAGCAAATGGATGGCAACATTTGTTCAATCAGCAGGCTTTCCTGTCTTGCTTCCCATATTACTGTACGTCCAGCTATCTAAATCCTCTACAAACAACGCTCCTCCAAAACATCCATCTATCTCCACCTTTTTGttgctttttctcttctttggcctACTTTTAGCCGGTGACAATCTAATGTACTCATACGGCCTCTTATACCTCCCTGTCTCCACGTATTCTCTCGTATGTGCTACTCAATTAGCCTTCAATGCACTCTTTTCGTTCGTGCTGAATTCCCAAAAATTCACCGCATATATCTTCAATTCCCTAGTCCTGCTTACTGTCTCAGCCTCACTTCTTGCAGTCCATCCAGACTCCGACTCCACGACAAAAGTTTCCAAAGGGAAGTACATCATTGGATTTCTGTGCACAGTTGGTGCATCAGCTACGTACTCGCTGTTCCTCTCCCTCCTGGAATTAACTTTCAAGAAGGTAATCAAGAGAGAAACCTTTGATGCTGTTTTGCTGATGCAAATATATCCATCATTTGTTGCAACTTGTGCTTGTGTGGTGGGACTTTTTGCTAGTGGTGAGTGGAAAACATTGCCATCAGAAATGAAAGAGTATGAAAAGGGCAGGGTGTCCTATGTCATGACCTTGTTTTGGACTGCCGTCTCATGGCAGATTTCATCTGTTGGTTTGTTGGGGTTGATTTCTGAGGTGTCCTCCCTGTTTTCAAATGTCATTAGTACCATTTCCCTGCCCGCTATTCCAATTCTTGCTGTGATTTTCTTCCATGACAAAATGGATGGGGTGAAAGTAATATCTTTGATCCTTGCAATATGGGGCTTCCTTTCCTATGTCTATCAGCATTATCTCGATGATGTGAATGCTAAATCAAGAACATCCATGTCAAATGAAGAAGCCTCTGGTTCTTTCCTAGGGACTTCTTGA
- the LOC113702919 gene encoding cytochrome c oxidase subunit 6b-3: MSTDAVIDPHDKMRSRDVNKVARGEQASRPPADHPIVSKAPPPTSTDPKPKKAGEKDDVEDLGAVPADDAPRFTNQLRNCCIRYYEFYRCIMENEEDTSKCDKFAEYYRALCPYEWVEKWDVERELGIFPQPI, translated from the exons ATGTCGACTGATGCAGTTATAGACCCTCACGACAAGATGAGGTCTAGGGATGTTAACAAAGTTGCTAGAGGTGAACAAGCCTCAAGGCCTCCTGCTGATCACCCTATTGTCTCCAAGGCACCACCTCCAACTTCTACTGATCCTAAGCCCAAAAAG GCAGGGGAGAAGGACGATGTTGAAGACTTGGGGGCTGTACCTGCTGATGATGCTCCTCGCTTCACTAACCAGTTGAGAAACTGTTGCATACGTTACTATGAATTTTACAG GTGTATCATGGAGAACGAGGAAGATACATCCAAATGTGACAAGTTTGCAGAGTATTATCGAGCACTATGCCCATATGAATGG GTTGAGAAGTGGGATGTTGAGAGAGAGCTTGgaatttttcctcagccaatttAG